A single genomic interval of Nocardioides nitrophenolicus harbors:
- a CDS encoding DUF885 domain-containing protein, with translation MPISEADEPHPVAELAFAADPIAASEAGDRRREGELGEVDRDALADQRAARRRLLAEAERAAPPDPGTRAWLEHQVLLAELRRGAATDERIQVASRVPYWYAERLGSALSTVMVPGDASAADALLSRLRRIPGHLDAARANLGEDVPRVWAEMGETAARGLAGFLATAVPEYAVGLPPALAGDVAAAALAAGPAVEEFADFSGALAERATGRWQAGTAYVDLLLREVHHLDLDAAQLMALGRERVDSDEAALVAFAAARDPRRDWREQIEAIKDDHPESAGLLDAYGAATRAVRRHTAEAGLLSLPEGEECVLDWVPAYRRESLPLGEMAPSAPYSAGLRSEFRITPTDPRLSAERRRGHARENSHVFIASIAGHETYPGHHLQAVHHKLGTERGSVLRFVQSPQFVEGWGLYVEDLLEESGFMADDGVRLFKRRNALWRALRIVIDVGLHTGTLSEPEAVALLVERAGMEQHLAAGEVRRYLRHDNPTYPSSYVLGRDALHAVRAEARARAGGGFRLQAFHDELLSHGSPPVALLAAVMRAAGGPSAR, from the coding sequence GTGCCGATCAGCGAGGCCGACGAGCCGCACCCGGTCGCGGAGCTCGCCTTCGCGGCCGACCCGATCGCGGCGAGCGAGGCGGGTGACCGGCGCCGCGAGGGGGAGCTGGGCGAGGTCGACCGCGACGCGCTCGCCGACCAGCGGGCCGCGCGGCGGCGACTGCTCGCCGAGGCCGAGCGGGCGGCGCCGCCCGACCCCGGCACCCGGGCCTGGCTGGAGCACCAGGTGCTGCTGGCCGAGCTGCGCCGGGGAGCCGCGACCGACGAGCGGATCCAGGTGGCGTCCCGGGTGCCCTACTGGTACGCCGAGCGGCTCGGCTCGGCGCTGTCGACGGTGATGGTCCCCGGCGACGCGTCCGCCGCGGACGCCCTGCTCTCCCGGCTGCGCCGGATCCCGGGCCACCTCGACGCGGCACGCGCCAACCTGGGTGAGGACGTGCCGCGGGTGTGGGCCGAGATGGGGGAGACCGCCGCCCGGGGGCTGGCGGGCTTCCTCGCGACCGCGGTCCCCGAGTACGCCGTGGGCCTGCCGCCGGCGCTGGCCGGCGACGTCGCCGCGGCCGCCCTGGCCGCGGGGCCCGCGGTCGAGGAGTTCGCCGACTTCTCCGGCGCCCTGGCCGAGCGCGCCACCGGCCGTTGGCAGGCCGGGACGGCGTACGTCGACCTGCTGCTGCGCGAGGTCCACCATCTCGACCTCGACGCCGCGCAGCTGATGGCCCTGGGCCGCGAGCGGGTGGACTCCGACGAGGCGGCCCTGGTGGCGTTCGCCGCGGCCCGGGACCCGCGCCGCGACTGGCGCGAGCAGATCGAGGCGATCAAGGACGACCACCCCGAGTCGGCGGGGCTCCTCGACGCCTATGGCGCCGCGACGCGCGCGGTGCGGCGGCACACCGCCGAGGCGGGCCTGCTCAGCCTCCCGGAGGGCGAGGAGTGCGTGCTGGACTGGGTCCCGGCATACCGCCGCGAGAGCCTGCCGCTCGGCGAGATGGCGCCGAGCGCGCCGTACTCCGCCGGCCTGCGCAGCGAGTTCCGGATCACGCCGACCGACCCGCGCCTCTCGGCGGAGCGACGCCGCGGGCACGCGCGCGAGAACAGCCACGTCTTCATCGCCTCGATCGCCGGGCACGAGACCTATCCGGGCCACCACCTCCAGGCGGTCCACCACAAGCTCGGCACCGAGCGTGGCTCGGTGCTGCGCTTCGTGCAGTCGCCGCAGTTCGTCGAGGGCTGGGGCCTGTACGTCGAGGACCTGCTCGAGGAGTCGGGCTTCATGGCCGACGACGGGGTGCGGCTGTTCAAGCGGCGCAACGCGCTGTGGCGAGCGCTGCGGATCGTCATCGACGTCGGGCTGCACACCGGGACCCTGAGCGAGCCGGAGGCGGTGGCGCTGCTGGTCGAGCGGGCCGGCATGGAGCAGCACCTGGCCGCCGGGGAGGTGCGCCGCTACCTGCGCCACGACAACCCGACCTATCCCTCGAGCTATGTCCTGGGCCGCGACGCGCTGCACGCCGTCCGGGCCGAGGCGCGGGCGCGGGCCGGGGGCGGGTTCCGGCTGCAGGCCTTCCACGACGAGCTGCTCTCCCACGGCTCGCCGCCCGTCGCCCTGCTGGCCGCGGTCATGCGCGCCGCAGGTGGACCGTCTGCACGGTGA
- a CDS encoding ABC transporter substrate-binding protein, giving the protein MKRTFTPRRLIGAVIGVVVVSGLAACGGGESEAGSGSALTVNTSFVVKSLDPGAVYEPTGNVVVHALYDTLVTFEGDDVSTPVPDLAESYEASPDATTFTFTLDQDAVFSDGSPVTSADVVFSLNRLKNLKGSAAAIVTNLSFEAPDERTVVVTSSVPDPSVPSMLTMPATGILNSKVAKEHGGDDSADAASTDKLTSYLNNTAAGSGPYVIESFDAASRIVLSANPKYWGEKPAFPRVVFQNMDVQNQKLTMSKKPDASVAMDLSGSSLDGLPGELQQTSSPNTYYQLRLSQDPSVSKVTSNHDFVQALRAAMDYDGIAAIFGEGGQPAAGDVPTAFAGALPASEAQKQDLTKAKELLAASGVGDTPVKLLYPALTFGGVDLGTIATKVQADAAKAGIKIELDPAPIASFLEQRKGGKVALSFSPQSFDYPVATVEVSDLMPGGGAAEAAGWTEENADPETVAAAQKALSTFDPAEQATAIQDWQRLMLQHSPFITLAYNSGVVVASPDLSDATFTAAGWTLDVADIGRK; this is encoded by the coding sequence ATGAAGCGCACGTTCACCCCTCGGCGGCTCATCGGAGCCGTCATCGGGGTCGTCGTGGTCTCGGGCCTGGCGGCCTGCGGAGGCGGCGAGTCCGAGGCGGGCAGCGGTTCGGCCCTGACCGTCAACACCTCGTTCGTCGTGAAGAGCCTGGATCCCGGTGCGGTCTACGAGCCGACGGGCAATGTCGTCGTGCACGCGCTCTACGACACCCTGGTCACCTTCGAGGGCGACGACGTCTCCACGCCCGTCCCGGACCTGGCCGAGTCCTACGAAGCCTCCCCGGACGCGACGACCTTCACCTTCACGCTGGACCAGGACGCGGTCTTCTCCGACGGCAGCCCGGTCACCTCCGCCGACGTGGTCTTCAGCCTCAACCGGCTCAAGAACCTCAAGGGCAGCGCCGCGGCGATCGTCACCAACCTCAGCTTCGAGGCGCCCGACGAGCGCACCGTGGTCGTGACCAGCTCGGTCCCGGACCCGAGCGTGCCCTCGATGCTCACCATGCCGGCGACCGGCATCTTGAACTCCAAGGTGGCCAAGGAGCACGGCGGCGACGACAGCGCCGACGCCGCGAGCACCGACAAGCTGACCAGCTACCTCAACAACACCGCGGCCGGCAGCGGACCGTACGTCATCGAGTCGTTCGACGCCGCCTCCCGGATCGTGCTGTCGGCGAACCCGAAGTACTGGGGCGAGAAGCCGGCGTTCCCGCGGGTGGTGTTCCAGAACATGGACGTGCAGAACCAGAAGCTGACCATGTCGAAGAAGCCGGACGCCTCGGTCGCGATGGACCTGTCGGGCAGCTCGCTCGACGGCCTGCCCGGTGAGCTGCAGCAGACCAGCAGCCCGAACACCTACTACCAGCTGCGCCTGAGCCAGGACCCGTCGGTCAGCAAGGTGACGTCCAACCACGACTTCGTCCAGGCGCTGCGCGCCGCGATGGACTACGACGGCATCGCCGCCATCTTCGGCGAGGGCGGCCAGCCGGCCGCGGGCGACGTGCCGACCGCGTTCGCCGGCGCGCTGCCGGCCTCGGAGGCGCAGAAGCAGGACCTGACCAAGGCCAAGGAGCTGCTGGCCGCATCGGGCGTGGGTGACACCCCGGTCAAGCTGCTCTACCCGGCGCTGACCTTCGGCGGCGTCGACCTCGGCACGATCGCGACCAAGGTCCAGGCCGACGCGGCCAAGGCCGGCATCAAGATCGAGCTGGACCCCGCGCCGATCGCGTCCTTCCTCGAGCAGCGCAAGGGCGGCAAGGTCGCGCTGAGCTTCAGCCCGCAGTCCTTCGACTACCCGGTGGCGACCGTCGAGGTCTCCGACCTGATGCCGGGCGGCGGCGCGGCCGAGGCCGCCGGCTGGACCGAGGAGAACGCCGACCCCGAGACGGTCGCGGCCGCCCAGAAGGCGCTGTCCACCTTCGACCCGGCCGAGCAGGCGACGGCGATCCAGGACTGGCAGCGGCTGATGCTGCAGCACTCGCCGTTCATCACCCTGGCCTACAACTCGGGTGTGGTGGTCGCGAGTCCCGACCTGTCCGACGCGACCTTCACCGCGGCGGGCTGGACCCTGGACGTCGCGGACATCGGGCGCAAGTAG